The genomic region GCTGCTGCCTTGGAATGACTCTTTTGAGTAATTCTGCAGGGAACCTCGAGGGTTTGGTTTTGTCCAATATGTTGATCCTGCTGATGCTGCAGAAGCCAAATACCAGATGGATGGCCAGATTCTTCTTGGTCGAGAGTTGACTGTTGTTTTTGCTGAAGAGAACAGGAAGAAACCAGCTGAGATGAGGCAAAGGGAGCGAGGGAGGTAGGCTTTCCAGGGCATGTACCAAGCTATGGTTTACGTTTTCAGTCAGTTTGAGTACAAATTTGGTATTTCATTGTTTATTAGTGGGAAGTTCTTCTATCTTCCAGCTTCAAAAGAAATAGTTGCATACATATGAGTTCTGAATCTGCATCAATTTAAGTATTTCTAGTCCTAACCTCATAACTGGTTAGGTAGATACTTTGTTAAATCTCTAATGATAGTTAAAAGAAAGTAGGAGTATAATTTACATAAACTCTTAGCTTCCTTGGAGGAGATATGGATTGTACAATGACCTATTGAGATGTGTGTGGTATTTGAAGGAATGTATTCTTTTTGGAGATATCTAGTTATCTGCATGTCATTGGGAGTTTTAGATATTAGTTCTGAGTTGGCATCCATTTGAACATTTTTAGTCCTAAACACGTAACTGGTCAAGTCTATACTTTGTTTCATCTGTTatgatatttaaaataaatgtaCGGATGTATTACTTTAACATAGATTCTTAGCTTCCTTTGGAGGAGATATGGATTGTATAATGGAACTATCGAGATGCTTGTGGTATTTTTAAGGAATGTACTCTTTTCGGGGATATCTAGTTTATCTGCATCTCATTGGGAGTGTATGCTGATGTCTATCCTAATAGGGGGTTGCATAAGGCTTGTCTAGTATGTTCAGaaatcttaattttgtttatttgtgtGAAAAGGTTGTGCTGCAAAACATGTTCATAAGTCCATGTAACAAAGAAATTTCTAGGcaaatttgatttctttttagAGATATCTAGTTTATCTGCATGTCATTGGGAATTTCTGCTGATGGTTCTTATAAGGGGGTTGCATAAGGGCTTGTTTTGTAGGTTCAGAAttcttaatttcctttatCTAAATGTTATGCTGCCAAACATGTTCAAAATTCCATGGAACAAagaaatttcgttggaaattttgatgctgtctctctctctctctctttcaactttcatttttctctctgTTTCAGAGGAGGTCGATATCATGATAGGAGAAGGTCTCCCCCTCGTAACTCTCGTTCGCCACGAGATTCTCGGTCTCCACCTCGTCATGGGAGATCTAGGTCACGAAGTCGTGATTATTCCCCTCCTAAAGAGAGGCATTACTCAAGGTGCGTGATGTGTTTTTCTGACTCTAATTATCTGAAGTATTTTGTATTTTGCTTTAAGGGTTTATGCTATCTGTATGAACTTTAACGTAAGTTTGTGCTGTTTGTTTTGAAGCAGATCTATATCACCCCAAGATGGACAGTACAGTCGAGATAGATATTCACGTTCACCACTGTACAATGGCTCAAGGAGCCGGAGTCGGAGTCTTGATAGGGGGCAAGGTCGGAGCCGGAGCAGAGGCCGAAGCTCGAGGCGTAGCAGAAGCCAGAGTCCAAGACAGAGTGGTAGCCGAAGCCACAGCCCCAGACGTGTTGAAAGCCCAATGAGAAGCAGAAGCCAGAGCCCAAACCCTGAGGGGTACAAGAGGGAAGTGAATGGAGAAAGGTCTCCCAGTCAGTGATATTGCGCAGCCAATGGGATGCATTGTAGATTTCTTTGTAGGTGCGGTATTGTGGATGATGGGGGGCTGGTGTTTGAACTGAAGTTTGTTAGGGTAGTTTGTTGGTGTTTTAGTCCACAGCTAGCTTTGTGAAAAAATTCAGTTATTTGGCGCTGAGATATTCAAAGGCATGGCTGTGGTTGCGGTAACTAGTACTTTACTCTAGTAGTAGCATAGTGGTTATGTTGTGGGTACTGACTTGTCCAACATTATTTTGAtgacctttttttctttgttgtccGTACAAATCGATTAAATTATAGAGGGATTCATATGCTGCTGCTTGATGGAGAGAAAACGTCATTGGCAAATGACTAGATGGGGCCACTATCACATGGATGGTTGTAAATCTTATTCCGCCTGCTGCAGCTGCCTCGCCATATCTTGGAGGGGTGAAGGTTGGGCAAGGGGGCCATGAAAGAGGCGAAAAGGACTACTTTTTTGGACAAATTGGGATCCCATGCCATTCCTTTCCACTTTACAACGAAGCGGCGCCTGTTTTCGACTCTGCTCTCTCTTGCCCTGCCCTTCCCTTCATTTACTTGAAATGTTGCTATTGCCTTTGTCTTTGTCAATGCCTTTTTGGGATCATCAGATTTTAGATTCACAGTTAGCTGAGATCTGAGTGCTCCCTTCCTTTCCTCTCCTTTTCTCTATCTGCCCCATTTTGTGAACGTGCCGCCTTTTTTGACCTTAAAGGGTATTAAATCATTTTGTTGGCGCCAGTcggaaaaaaagtaaaagaacgttttgttaattattttttattagctAAAATACTTACTTTGTTTTATACGGTAAATTGatataatgaaataattatataaaatcgTATCATCGTGAATATAAAATATCGAGAAATCCTgctttagaaagaaaaaagaaaagtttccaTGGTATCGATTTGTCAactcccaaaaaaaaagaaaggaaaattgaagTGTTTTGGAGGGAAAACCACACAAAAAAATccgaaaaagaagagaaagtgtAAGGCACTTCCGGCCTGGGCTGCTGATTGTCAgttggaaaataaaaagaaatactaGGTTGTAATTACGCAAGAACTGAACACACGGCGACAATCTCGATGCTTCAGACAAATATTGTGCAACTTCTTCTATATAGACTCAGGTACTAACTACACTGCTTTGTAATATTCTTTAACAGATAAAATATGGAAAAGCAGTTTAATATATTTCAAACACCGACCAACAGCATCCAACAAAACTAGCCAAGACAAACTAGGATTTGTTTCACACGCTCACTGGCTCAGACCGAGTCCCTGGTACTCCAAACAAGCACAAGCTGCCATCAGAGGTTTCTTAACTCTGAAACCTTCTTCCCTTATTAATTAAACTACTACTTACTACTTATAGTGTAgttggattttttttccttttatttattacGTAATTATGGGTTGTGCTTCTttattattgtatttaatGCAAGCAGTGTTTTATATGTGTGAAAGCTCCACAGCTCTGTTTGTGTCCTTTTCTTCGTGCTGCTCTGTTTTCCACATTCTTAAATAGAAAAAGGTTACTGTGGGGCTTTTC from Theobroma cacao cultivar B97-61/B2 chromosome 9, Criollo_cocoa_genome_V2, whole genome shotgun sequence harbors:
- the LOC18589584 gene encoding serine/arginine-rich SC35-like splicing factor SCL30A; protein product: MRGRSYTPSPPRGYGRRGRSPSPRGRYGGRARDLPTSLLVRNLRHDCRPEDLRRPFERFGPLKDIYLPKDYYTGEPRGFGFVQYVDPADAAEAKYQMDGQILLGRELTVVFAEENRKKPAEMRQRERGRGGRYHDRRRSPPRNSRSPRDSRSPPRHGRSRSRSRDYSPPKERHYSRSISPQDGQYSRDRYSRSPLYNGSRSRSRSLDRGQGRSRSRGRSSRRSRSQSPRQSGSRSHSPRRVESPMRSRSQSPNPEGYKREVNGERSPSQ